ATAAGCGCAAACGAATCTCTTCTAGCAGCCGACATTGTGGGCAATCAGTGCGATTTTATTCGCTTAGGTGAAGCGTCAGCGTCTTTGCGTGATAGAGCAGATGATGCTCTGCCTGGTTTTGCGACCTGTTACACGAGTCAAATCAACGCAGTCTATGGAGACGTACCACTTGTGGCTCTTCAGCCTCAGCTTTGGCCGGGTTTGATCTGCTTTCCGTTTGTGTTCGGTGATGGTGTCGTGGATTGGACGGACGCGGAAATGTTGCAGGGTAAGCTCAATCATCTCCTTCACGAGCAGCGTTGTTCTTCATTATCAATAACGCGAATCGCACGAATTTACGATGGGCAGTTCATTTTTCTACTGAAGCCTGATCGACTTCGCTATTGGCTGGGTTCTATTGCCCTACGTGATGCAGACGAGACTTTGGCTGATTTGCGAATGCAGGGGCTTTAAGCAATGCTGGCAGATGATGGAGTATCACAAGTTCAGTCTGGAGTGATTTCACCCGGTATTCACCTTGCATCAACTTCGTTATTGAAGTTAATCGACTTCATGGCGGACGAGCTTCCAAGGTGGCGTGATCGCTCAGAAAGAAAACCCGCGACTTCAGAAACGACGCTTACATCTCAGTTTTGCGCCCATATGAACAGTGCATCGCGTCAGTCCAGCTGGGATTTTCTTCAGTTCCGGACTGAGGAACCCGATGAGGTCGTCGGTGGGCGGAAGATTGACCTTGTACCGGCGCCTAGTGGTTGCGTTGTTTGGATTAACGGGCGCAGGCATTTCGACTTCGACCCGCTGCTGCCGATTGAGTGCAAGCGTCTACCGACACCGCCTGGCTCAAAACGTGACAAATTTGAATATCTTTATAGTAGGCATTCAAGCACCGGAGGAGTTGATCGCTTCAAGGAAGGACATCATGGGGCTGGGCATGTTCTGGGCGCGATGATTGGGTTCATTCAGGATGGAGCAATAACGCCTTGGGAGAAGAAATTATTGTTTTGGACCAAGACTCTCGCTCGAGCAAAAATCGGCGGATGGGCAGTAGCGGACGGGATTGCTCTTCATAGGCACGACGCCTCTTTAGGGCTTGGAGTGTTACAGTCGCTCCATACACGCAAAGCGGGATTAGCTAATATCGAACTGCGCCATCTTTGGATTGAGATGAATTAATTCGAGGGAGTTACTCCATATCTGGATGCCAGGTATGGAGCGATATTCAAAAGGCAGCAAACAGAGGCTTTGTTCAACCGCTTACATAACCCATTGTTTTATATGGTTTAAGCGTTAAGGCCGGGTGCTCTTCGTTGTGAAATCACGGGCGAGGAGGTAGGAGTATGCGTTCGAAAGAAAACGTTGGACGAGGGAGGCATACGCCTCCCTCTTAATGTGCAAGCGCTTTACACGACCAGTCGCAGAGCTGTGCTGAGCGCTCGTTGTTTGATGACGGCGCCTTGTCCGAACCAAGCGGTGTCCATGCGATACTCTTTATTGCGAGCGCGACGCTCGTGGTCTATATACTCTGTGACTGCGTTGAGCAGGCCCCAGGCGGTGTCTTTGGCAGCTTCCAAATCAGCCCCACGGCCATGCCCCTCATACATCCTCATCACCTTGTTTAAGGCCTTTCCATTAGAGAAATTGTTACGCTCTGGGCGATCTGTTAGCGGTTCGCACAGCACGCTCTGTAAATAGTCCTTGGCTTCATGAGCTTTGACAGGGCGAGCGGCTAGCGTGCGCATGCGATACATAAATTCGTCCCATTGCGAAACGGCGATGCCCAACTGCTTCTTAACGACACCCGGATCGAAGCGTGTGCTATGCGGCACCTTGATAGCTTGGCTGGCGCCATTGACAGCAATCGTCAGGGTATTATTGCAGACAACTCTTACGGTCGTTGGCGTTGCCGTGGTCGCGAGTGTGCCGTCGCAGGATGTCGCGAGCAGCAGATAACCATTGACTACGTCATTGCCCTTTAGCGCAATTGACTGCCCGGTCCGAGCCAGCGCCCAGAGTTTGCGCCCGCCCTTGAGTACTCCGGCGGTCTCCAGCTCATAACCCGAGCGTTCAGTTAGATCCCGATAAAACTCTAGGACCTCACGCGGCTGCACCACTTGGTAGCGTTGTGAAACCACTGAAAGGGCTTCCTGGGTGTCCGAACGGTAAAGTACCTTTTGTTCGGGAAACGAACGAATAGGACGTTGATCGTCAACGGGGTCGGCCGCAAATTGCACGGGCGACTCATTGATCTGCCAGCTCATACCGGCTTCCTTTAACCAGGTCTCCAGGGGTTGTTTGGACGAGAGGTGGTTGCCCAAGCCATGCCAAGGCGTATTACCAGCGTAAGCCATAGTTTCTACAAGATGTGACATATGTTTTCTCCCGACAGACATAAAAAAGGCCAGACATTTAGTCTGGCCTTTTATGAGAAGTTACCGCGCTGCCGAATACGCTTATGCGTTGCGGGCGTGGGTTATCAATGCATGGTTAATTTGAATATGTAATCTCACCAGTATCTGTGGTTAGAGTCACCTCTCGGATATTGCACCCACCATTGGCGAATATCTTTAGCTCGCCGCCGAACAGGATGTCTACAGGCATTTGGTACACAGATCTTCCGGTGCAATTTCCCCTGTTTATTGTGTAACCCAGTAACTTAACTTTATCAGCCACTGAAGTCGCAAATATTGTTGGAACGCCCTGCGTATCGCCAACAGATATTTCGAGCGGCAACTTATCTGCTTTTGAGCAAGCGGATGTGAGCATAAGTGACGTAAGCAGCAAAGAGCCGAATATAGGTCTCATCGTTTCTCCGGGATTGATGGAGTATCAAGCTTGGCCAGGTAGGTACGGCTTCGTTAAATGTTAGTTGCAGTTGCGGGGTGCCTGGACGTCAAAGTCCCGGATCTTTCCCCATCCGACTATTTTTCCGGCGTTGGCCTGTGGGTCGGGTAGCGAATAGTCCGGAACCGTAACCAGCATGATGAATCCTTTCTCTTCAGCACTGATTTGGTAAGCCTCCATCGAAACAAGCGGTTTGATGGCTGCCTGTGGAGACGGCTGATCGGAGATGTCGATGGCATGTACGAACGACAGGTTGCCGTTGGGGAGGGTTTTGGTTTTAGGGAATACGCATTGGCCAACGTGGCTTGAGGCATTTGCGCCATTCGCCGCGAGTAAACCTACCACGATAAATGAAAGTACCTTTTTCACATTACTCCTTAAGACGGCTCAAAATGGGTCGTAAATACCGTGGCCGTATAGGCATCATATCTACACCATCGTCGCCATGACAAGAGTCTCCGGTGCACGCGACGAGGATGCTAACTTGGCCCGGTTCGGGGTAGCGGTGCGTGCTCGACGCAACGTCTTGTCCCTCTCACAAGAGGCGCTCGCCGATCTTGCAGGCATTGACCGATCCCACATGGGGAAGATTGAACGAGGAGAAAGGAACGTCACGTTTCTGAATATCGTCAAGATCGCCGAGTCCTTGGCCTGCAAGCCTTCTGATTTGCTGAAAGATGCAGGACTGTAGGCTCAGATTTTGGTCTATACACGGCTGCTGAAGCAGAAGCCGCAGTCCAAGCATTCGAAGTTATCTAGCACTTCTTCGTCGACGGCCTGCCCCAATTTCGCTCCAGCGATCCCCCCCGCTGCCCCGCCGAACATTCCGCCAAAGATGGCTCCAGCGACCGATC
The sequence above is drawn from the Pseudomonas sp. St316 genome and encodes:
- a CDS encoding DUF932 domain-containing protein; its protein translation is MSHLVETMAYAGNTPWHGLGNHLSSKQPLETWLKEAGMSWQINESPVQFAADPVDDQRPIRSFPEQKVLYRSDTQEALSVVSQRYQVVQPREVLEFYRDLTERSGYELETAGVLKGGRKLWALARTGQSIALKGNDVVNGYLLLATSCDGTLATTATPTTVRVVCNNTLTIAVNGASQAIKVPHSTRFDPGVVKKQLGIAVSQWDEFMYRMRTLAARPVKAHEAKDYLQSVLCEPLTDRPERNNFSNGKALNKVMRMYEGHGRGADLEAAKDTAWGLLNAVTEYIDHERRARNKEYRMDTAWFGQGAVIKQRALSTALRLVV
- a CDS encoding helix-turn-helix transcriptional regulator, which encodes MTRVSGARDEDANLARFGVAVRARRNVLSLSQEALADLAGIDRSHMGKIERGERNVTFLNIVKIAESLACKPSDLLKDAGL